The window AAAAGCAGAAACTGCTCGAGAAGGCCGAGGGACGCGATTCGGAGGAGAGCGCGAACAACCCGATCCGCACGCATCTGCGGGACATGCCGATCGTGCCGGCGTTCGTCGGCAAGACGTTCGCCGTCTACACCGGTCAGGAGTTCGAGCGCGTCGAGGTCCGCCCCGAGATGCTCGGGCATTACCTGGGCGAGTTCCAGCTCACACGCCAGTCCGTCGAACACGGACAGGCCGGGATCGGCGCGACCCGCTCCTCGAAGTTCGTGCCACTGAAATAACATGAGGTGACCAGAATGGGAATCAGCTACAGCGTGGACGCGGACCCGGAGAACACGGCGAAAGCCATGCTCCGAGAGCGTCCCATGAGCCACAAGCACAGCAAGGAGGTCGCCCGCGAGATCAAGGGCAAGACCGCCGGCGAGGCGGTCGAGTACCTCGAAGCGGTCGTCGCGGAGGAGCGGTCGGTACCCTTCAAATCACACAACAGCGGCGTCGGCCACCGAAGCGACGTCGACGGCTGGGACGCGGGTCGCTACCCGCAGAAGGTCTCGAAGGCGTTCATCGAGCTGCTCGAGAACGCCGTCGGGAACGCCGACCACCAGGGATTCGACGGCGAGGAGATGACGATCCTGCACGTCGCCGCCCACAAGGTCGGCGAGAGCCCGGGCCGAAAGCCCCGCGCGATGGGGCGGGCAACGGCCTGGAACACCCCACAGGTCGACGTCGAACTGATCCTCGAAGAACCGGAGGAGGAGAACTAATGGCAGACGAACACCAGTTCATCGAAAACGGGATGCAGCGCTCCCAGATCGACGAGTTCTTCGCGACGGAACTCGAGCGCGCCGGCTACGGCGGCATGGAGGTCGCGAAGACCCCGATGGGAACCCAGATCGTCCTCAAGGCCGAGAAGCCCGGCATGGTCATCGGCAAGGGCGGGAAGAACATCCGGAAGGTGACGAGTCAGCTCGAGGAGCGATTCGACCTCGACGACCCACAGATCGACGTTCAGGAGGTCGACGAGCCCGACCTGAACGCCCAGATCGTCGCCGACCGGCTCGCGAACGCCCTTGAACGAGGGTGGTACTTCCGGAAGGCCGGTCACACCACGATCGACCGGATCATGGACGCCGGGGCACTGGGCGCCGAGATCGTCCTCGCGGGGAAGGTCACCGGCGCTCGCTCGCGCATCGAGAAGTTCAACCGCGGCTACATCAAGCACAACGGCGAGCCCGCCCAGGAGATCGTCGACCACGGGCAGGGCACCGCCGTGATGAAGCTCGGTACCATTGGCGTCAACGTCAAGATCATTCCGCCGGGCGCACGGCTGCCCGACGACTTCGAGATCCACGACGACGCGGACGTCGAGGACCTGATCGCCGACACCGCAGAAACCGACGAGGGCGTCGAGGAGATCCTCGACGACGTCGCCGACGACGTACCCGGTGAGGACCAGGTCGCCGAAACCTCCGACACCGAGAGCGAGGTCGAAGCCACCGAGATCGATGAGGAGATCGTCGAGGAGGAA is drawn from Halalkalicoccus subterraneus and contains these coding sequences:
- a CDS encoding 30S ribosomal protein S19, whose translation is MSSSDYRTGQEGEFTFRGHTVDELQAMELEEVAELLPARQRRSIKRGLSAEKQKLLEKAEGRDSEESANNPIRTHLRDMPIVPAFVGKTFAVYTGQEFERVEVRPEMLGHYLGEFQLTRQSVEHGQAGIGATRSSKFVPLK
- a CDS encoding 50S ribosomal protein L22, producing the protein MGISYSVDADPENTAKAMLRERPMSHKHSKEVAREIKGKTAGEAVEYLEAVVAEERSVPFKSHNSGVGHRSDVDGWDAGRYPQKVSKAFIELLENAVGNADHQGFDGEEMTILHVAAHKVGESPGRKPRAMGRATAWNTPQVDVELILEEPEEEN
- a CDS encoding 30S ribosomal protein S3 — encoded protein: MADEHQFIENGMQRSQIDEFFATELERAGYGGMEVAKTPMGTQIVLKAEKPGMVIGKGGKNIRKVTSQLEERFDLDDPQIDVQEVDEPDLNAQIVADRLANALERGWYFRKAGHTTIDRIMDAGALGAEIVLAGKVTGARSRIEKFNRGYIKHNGEPAQEIVDHGQGTAVMKLGTIGVNVKIIPPGARLPDDFEIHDDADVEDLIADTAETDEGVEEILDDVADDVPGEDQVAETSDTESEVEATEIDEEIVEEEPADEELIEEVADEVDDDGDDEDLELEEDIEAEAAELVAEMEAEESTEDEEDDS